From Primulina huaijiensis isolate GDHJ02 chromosome 15, ASM1229523v2, whole genome shotgun sequence, one genomic window encodes:
- the LOC140959811 gene encoding uncharacterized protein, with the protein MEFTETFKQTGPCSFSPNARFLAVAVDYRLVIRDVLTLKVVQLFSCLDKITYIEWALDSEYVLCGLFKRPMIQAWSLTQPEWTCKIDEGPAGISYAKWSPDSRHILTTSEFQLRLTVWSLLNTACIHVQWPKHGSKGVSFTKDGKFAAICTRRDCKDYVNLLSCYTWEIMGVFAVDTLDLADIQWSPDDSAIVIWDSPLEYKVLIYSPDGRCLSKYQAYESGLGVKSVSWSPCSQFLAVGSYDQMIRVLNHLTWKVFAEFTHLSTVRGPCGAAIFKEVDEPLQLDMSELSLDDEFIQRNADNARETLIHVRYDVMELPITLPSQKPPVDKPNPKQGIGLISWSSNSQFLCTRNDSMPTVLWIWDVQLLELASILIQKDPIRAVAWDPTFPRLVFCTGSTQIYMWTPSGAYCINVPFPEFSALDLKWNSDGSSILLKDKASFCCAALPILQESSDYSSDD; encoded by the exons TTCATGCTTAGACAAAATAACGTACATAGAATGGGCCCTTGATTCTGAATACGTGCTTTGCGGTCTTTTTAAGAGACCTATGATACAAGCTTGGTCATTGACACAACCAGAATGGACATGCAAAATAGACGAAGGTCCTGCTGGTATTTCCTATGCTAAGTGGAGTCCTGACAGTAGGCACATACTTACCACATCTGAGTTTCAGTTGCGGTTAACTGTTTGGTCATTGTTAAATACGGCATGCATACATGTGCAATGGCCAAAGCATGGATCTAAGGGAGTATCATTCACTAAAGACGGAAAGTTTGCTGCTATATGCACCAGACGTGATTGCAAGGACTATGTCAATCTGCTTTCCTGTTATACTTGGGAGATTATGGGTGTTTTTGCAGTTGACACATTGGATTTAGCTGATATTCAGTGGTCACCAGATGATAGCGCCATAGTTATATGGGATTCCCCTCTTGAATACAAG GTTCTTATATATTCACCAGATGGCCGGTGTTTATCCAAGTATCAAGCATATGAAAGTGGATTGGGTGTAAAAAGTGTATCTTGGTCGCCGTGTAGCCAATTCTTAGCAGTAGGAAGTTATGACCAAATGATACGGGTTTTGAATCACTTGACATGGAAAGTATTTGCAGAATTTACACATCTATCTACTGTTCGTGGCCCTTGTGGTGCTGCCATTTTCAAG GAGGTTGATGAGCCATTGCAGCTTGATATGTCAGAATTATCACTAGATGATGAATTCATTCAACGAAATGCTG ATAATGCTCGTGAAACTTTAATTCACGTTAGATATGATGTTATGGAACTTCCCATTACTCTCCCTTCCCAGAAGCCTCCAGTAGATAAACCAAATCCCAAGCAAGGAATAG GTCTTATTTCATGGAGCAGTAACAGCCAATTTTTATGCACTCGTAATGACAGCATGCCAACTGTCCTTTGGATATGGGACGTGCAGCTTCTTGAGCTTGCATCCATCTTAATACAAAAAGATCCTATTCGAGCAGTAGCTTGGGATCCCACCTTTCCACGCCTAGTTTTTTGTACCGGAAGCACTCAAATATACATGTGGACACCCTCAGGCGCATACTGCATCAATGTTCCCTTTCCTGAGTTTTCTGCACTAGATCTGAAATGGAATTCAGATGGAAGCAGTATTCTTCTCAAAGACAAGGCATCATTCTGTTGTGCCGCTTTGCCCATTTTACAAGAATCAAGTGATTATAGTTCCGATGACTAA